From the genome of Gemmatimonadaceae bacterium:
CGGCGCGCGACTTCACGCTGTCGTTCATCATCGTCATGCAGAACGGACAGGCCACCGCAATCGTGTCGGCCCCGGTGGCCAGCAGTTCCTCCGTGCGCTCGGCGTTGATGCGTTTGCCCGTGCTCTCCTCCATCCACATGCGCCCGCCCCCGGCGCCACAGCACAGGCCTCGGTCACGGTGGCGCACCGGTTCCACGAGCTTCATGATCGGTAACGCGCGCTTGAGTGTCTCGCGCGGGGCGTCGTACACGTCGTTGTAGCGTCCCAGATAACACGAATCGTGATAGGCGACGGTGAGCTCCCGGCCGCTGTCCGTGCGCAGCGGGATCCGGTTCTCCTCGAGCAGCCGCTCGATGAACGTCGAGTGGTGGATCACCTCGTACAGGCCGCCGAGCTGCGGGAACTCATTGCCGATCTGATGAAAGCAGTGCGGACAGCTGGTGACGATGGTGCGCACCTGGTAGCGGTCCAGCGTCTCGATGGCGTTCTTGGCCAGCATCTGGTAGAGGTACTCGTTGCCCATGCGGCGGGCCGGATCGCCGTGGCAGGTTTCCTCCTGGCCGAGGATCGCGAAGTCGATGCCGCACGCTTGGAGGATGCGCGCGAACGCGATCGTCGTCTTCTTGGCCCGGTCGTCGAACGACCCCATGCACCCCACCCAGAACAACACTTGGGGCCGGCGGCCCTGCGCGAAGGCCTCCGCCATGGTCGGCACGCCGAGCCCCTCGGCCCACTGCGCGCGGTCGGCCGGGCGGAACGCCCAGGGCGACCCGTTGCGTTCCATGGATTCGAACGCCGGCTGCAACTCCTGGGGAAAGCGCGACTCCGACAGCACGAGGTGGCGCCGCATCTCATTGATGATGTCCAACTGGTCGATGGAGACCGGGCACTCTTGCACACACGCGCGGCAACTCGTGCAGGCCCACAACTCGTCCTCGGTGATGTAATCGTCGAGCAGGTGCCGTCCGGCGGCCGCCACCGGCCCCCGGTCGTCGTCCTCCAGCACGCCAAGCCCGCCCACCGATTCCATGAGCCGCTGACGCGTATTGATCACGATCTTACGGGGGCTCAACAGTTTGCCCGTGATGTTCGCCGGGCATGCCGCCGTGCACCGTCCGCACTCCGTGCACGAGTATCCGTCGAGCAGGTTCTTCCACGTGAGTTGCGCCACGTCCGACGCCCCGAACTGCTCCACGTCGGCCTCGAGATCCATGGCGCGCATCACGCCCTTCTGCCCGGGGCCGCTCGTGTTGGAGAAGAACACATTGAACAGCGATGTGACGACGTGCAGGTGCTTGGAATAGGGCAGGTAGTTGAGGAAGAACAGCACCAGCAGGACGTGCAGCCACCAGTTCACGTGCGACACCGCGCGCGCCGTGGCCGGCGATACGCCCCCGAGCAGCACGGCCAGCGCGCGCGACACGAGCTTCTCGTGTCCCAGGGCCGCTGGATCAGCCACGCCCAGGAACGCGTTCATGGCCAGCAGCGTCACCATCAGCGCGCCGATCATCCCGAGAATGAAGTACGCGTCGCCGTGGTGAGTGTGGTCGCCATCGAGTCGCCGCGGATGCAACACCAACCGGCGGAAGAACGCGAAGCCCACGGCCGCGAGCACGAGCAGGGCGAACGCATCCTGCGAGAACGAATAGACCACATATAAGGCGTGCGGCAGCAGATGCGCGTAGGAGAACCCGGGCACGATCCCCTGGACGATCAACTCCACGGTGCCAGCCGTGAGCACCAGAAAGCCCCAGAAGATCCCGGCGTGCATGGGGCCGGCCACCGGATCGCGGAAGATCTTCTCCTGCGCGATGGCGATGCGGAGCACGTTCCACGCCCGCTGCCACGGATGATCCAGCCGGCCTTCAGGCTTCCCGACGCGCAGGTACCCGACCAGGCGTTGCACGTTGAGCGAGAAGAACCCCGCCGCCAGCACCAGGACGAATACGAAGATCATGCGTTCCGCCGACATGGCCGTCACTCCGACAAGGCGTGGCAACACAAGAGCCCGCGGGGAAGCTAGTCCGCCGCGGGCTCCGAGTACAAGAACGAATCCCGCGCGGTTAGTGCGACTGTTTGGCCGCGCGCACCGCCGCCGTGAACACCGGAACGATCTCCAGCGCGTCGCCCACGATGCCGTAGTCCGCCACTTTGAAGATCGGCGCCTCGGCATCCTTGTTGATCGCCACGATGGTCTTGGACGTGCGCATGCCGGCCAGGTGCTGGATCGCACCAGAAATCCCGACCGCCACATACAGGTCGGGACTCACCAACCGGCCCGTCTGCCCGATCTGGTCGCTGTGCGGACGCCAGCCGTCGTCGGTCACGGCGCGCGTGGCGCCCACCGCGGCGTTGCCGAACGCGTCGGCCAGATCCTCCACCAGCTTGAAGTTCGCAGCCTCTTTGAGCCCGCGCCCGCCGGAGATGATCACCGGCGCCTCCCCCAGATCCAACTTGGCGCCGCTGCCCACCACCACCTCCGTTACCTTGACCCGCGACGCCGCCGGATCGGCGGCCGGCGCGATGGTCTCGGTGCTGAGCGGCTTGGCGTGAGCCGCGGGCGTGACCGCGTTGGGCCGAATGCTCACGACCACCGGCGTGGGAGTGGCCTTCAACGTCGCAATCACCTTGCCGGTGTACGTGGGGTGCGTGACGACAACCGACCCGTCGGACAGTCGGACCGCCAGACAGTCGGACAGCAACGGCGCGTTCAACTTGGCCGACACGCGTGGGGCGAGATCCTTGCCCTGCGCCGACGCGCTGAGAAGAACCACGGCGAACCCCGCCGCCCGCGCCGCAATCGTCGCGCTCATCGACTCGGCGTCGGACCTGCCGTAGGCCGCGTGCTCGCACACCAGCACCTTGTCGGCGCCGTGTTGTGCCAGCGGCTCCGTCTTCCCACCCGTCCCCGGCGGACCGAACACCAGGGCATGCACTTCTCCGCCCCCGGCCGCGTCGGCCAGGGCGCGCGCCGCCGTCACCGCCTCGAGCGCCACCTTGCGCAGTTCCCCGCCGCGCGTTTCCGCCACCGCCAGAATATTGGGCATCAGAGCACCTTCGCTTCGGTCTGGAGAAGCCGGATCAACTCCGGTACCGCATCGGGGCCGGTGCCAATGATGCGGCCCGGCGGACGATCGGCGGGCATTCCCATCTTCTCCACGGTCACCCGCACCTCACCCAGCTGCGCGGGCTTCACGTCGAGCGGCTTCTTCTTGGCCGCCATGATGCCCTTGAGCGACGGATAGCGCGGGCGCGCGATCCCTTCATCAATGGTCACCACCGCCGGAAGCGGAAATTCCAGAAGCTCGGCGGCGCCTTCCAGCTCGCGCCGCGCCACGGCCTTGCCGTCGATGAATTCCAGCTTTGACGCCGCCGTGAGACAGGGCAGCCCGAGCAGTTCGGCCGCCATCGTGCCAGCGCCGCCCGTCATCGCGTCCAGCGAGTGTTTGCCGAACAGGATGAGTTCGTAGCCGCCTTCCTTGAGTTCGGCGGCCAGCGCCTTGGCGATGGCTAGCGAATCGGCCGGCACGCTGTCGGCTTTGAGTTGGATGCCGCGCTCGGCCCCCATGCTCAGCGCCTTGCGGATCGTCTCCTGGACCACGTCGGGACCCAGGCAGATCACGGTCGTCTCGCCGGAGCCCGCCTTCTCGTTGATCTGGAGGGCGACCTCCACCGCGTAGGCGTCGAAGTCACTGATGTCGAACTTGAGCCCGGCCTCGTCGACCGCGGTGCCGCTCGCGGCGATCTTGAAGCGCGACTCCATGTCCGGTACGCGTTTGATGCAGACGGCGATCTTCACAGCCCGTCCTCGTATGTGAAAAGATTCACATACAAGATAGCCGGGCCTCAGGGGGGTTCAAGCGGCAGAATCGGAGGTCGACGTGGCCGCTGACGAGGCAACGGACGCTGGCCGCGAGCGCAGATACACGGCGAACGCGGCTCCCACGACGACCATGGCCGCCGAAAGCAGTTGTCCGGCGCTGAACGGGCCGAGGACGAATCCGAGCTGCGGGTCGGGCTGCCGCGTGAATTCGATGACGAAACGGATCACGCCGTAGCCGATCAGGAAGGCGGCCGACAGCACCCCGGGGCGGTACCAGTGGCGCGCAATCGAGCGCCGTTCGAGCCAGAACAACAGGATCGCGAGGACCACGCCCTCTCCGATGGCCTCATACAGCTCTGACGGATGTCGCGGGATGTGGAGCGGGTCGGTGGGGAAGATCATCCCCCAGGGCAGCTGCGTCGGCCGACCGTACAATTCGGCGTTGAAGAAGTTGCCGAGTCGCCCGAAGAACAACCCCGGGGTCCCGGCAAGCGCCAGCGTATCGGTCACCGTCAGGAACGGGATCGCGCGACGCCTGGCAAAGAGCGCCGTGGCGATGACCATCCCGATCACCGCGCCGTGGAACGAGAGGCCCCCGTGCCAGATGGCGAAGAACTCGAGGGGACGACTGAAGTAATGCCCCGGCTCGTAAACGGCGGCATACATCAGCCGTGCGCCGAGCAGCATACTAATCATCATATAGCTGATGAACGCGTCGATGTCGGCAGGCGAGAGCCGTACGAGGCCGCGGGCCGCCCGTCGCGCGGCGATCTTGGCGCCCACGATATAACCGACAACGTACATGACCGCATACCAGCGAACCGAGAACGGGCCGATGCGGAACAGGTCGGGGCGAATGGGCGGGTAGGGAATCGACATCCGTCTAATTACCCGCGGCCCGCGAAAGGGTGCATGGAGGCGTCAGCGCCGGACATCCCACCCGCGGACGCCCTCCGGGCGCGGACACCCGGTCACTTGAACGCGTTCAACCCCGTGACCGCCTGCCCCAGGATCAACGAATGGACGTCGTGCGTCCCCTCGTAGGTGTACACGCTCTCCAGGTTCGCCATGTGCCGCATCGACGCGTACTCGGCCAGAATGCCGTTGGCGCCGAGCAGCCGGCGCGCTTCGCGCGCGACATCGGTGGCCATGCTCACGTTGTTGCGCTTGGCCAGCGACACCTGCTGCGGCGTGTAGGTGCCGGCGTCCT
Proteins encoded in this window:
- a CDS encoding electron transfer flavoprotein subunit alpha/FixB family protein, with amino-acid sequence MPNILAVAETRGGELRKVALEAVTAARALADAAGGGEVHALVFGPPGTGGKTEPLAQHGADKVLVCEHAAYGRSDAESMSATIAARAAGFAVVLLSASAQGKDLAPRVSAKLNAPLLSDCLAVRLSDGSVVVTHPTYTGKVIATLKATPTPVVVSIRPNAVTPAAHAKPLSTETIAPAADPAASRVKVTEVVVGSGAKLDLGEAPVIISGGRGLKEAANFKLVEDLADAFGNAAVGATRAVTDDGWRPHSDQIGQTGRLVSPDLYVAVGISGAIQHLAGMRTSKTIVAINKDAEAPIFKVADYGIVGDALEIVPVFTAAVRAAKQSH
- the lgt gene encoding prolipoprotein diacylglyceryl transferase, producing the protein MSIPYPPIRPDLFRIGPFSVRWYAVMYVVGYIVGAKIAARRAARGLVRLSPADIDAFISYMMISMLLGARLMYAAVYEPGHYFSRPLEFFAIWHGGLSFHGAVIGMVIATALFARRRAIPFLTVTDTLALAGTPGLFFGRLGNFFNAELYGRPTQLPWGMIFPTDPLHIPRHPSELYEAIGEGVVLAILLFWLERRSIARHWYRPGVLSAAFLIGYGVIRFVIEFTRQPDPQLGFVLGPFSAGQLLSAAMVVVGAAFAVYLRSRPASVASSAATSTSDSAA
- a CDS encoding (Fe-S)-binding protein, with translation MSAERMIFVFVLVLAAGFFSLNVQRLVGYLRVGKPEGRLDHPWQRAWNVLRIAIAQEKIFRDPVAGPMHAGIFWGFLVLTAGTVELIVQGIVPGFSYAHLLPHALYVVYSFSQDAFALLVLAAVGFAFFRRLVLHPRRLDGDHTHHGDAYFILGMIGALMVTLLAMNAFLGVADPAALGHEKLVSRALAVLLGGVSPATARAVSHVNWWLHVLLVLFFLNYLPYSKHLHVVTSLFNVFFSNTSGPGQKGVMRAMDLEADVEQFGASDVAQLTWKNLLDGYSCTECGRCTAACPANITGKLLSPRKIVINTRQRLMESVGGLGVLEDDDRGPVAAAGRHLLDDYITEDELWACTSCRACVQECPVSIDQLDIINEMRRHLVLSESRFPQELQPAFESMERNGSPWAFRPADRAQWAEGLGVPTMAEAFAQGRRPQVLFWVGCMGSFDDRAKKTTIAFARILQACGIDFAILGQEETCHGDPARRMGNEYLYQMLAKNAIETLDRYQVRTIVTSCPHCFHQIGNEFPQLGGLYEVIHHSTFIERLLEENRIPLRTDSGRELTVAYHDSCYLGRYNDVYDAPRETLKRALPIMKLVEPVRHRDRGLCCGAGGGRMWMEESTGKRINAERTEELLATGADTIAVACPFCMTMMNDSVKSRA
- a CDS encoding electron transfer flavoprotein subunit beta/FixA family protein, which codes for MKIAVCIKRVPDMESRFKIAASGTAVDEAGLKFDISDFDAYAVEVALQINEKAGSGETTVICLGPDVVQETIRKALSMGAERGIQLKADSVPADSLAIAKALAAELKEGGYELILFGKHSLDAMTGGAGTMAAELLGLPCLTAASKLEFIDGKAVARRELEGAAELLEFPLPAVVTIDEGIARPRYPSLKGIMAAKKKPLDVKPAQLGEVRVTVEKMGMPADRPPGRIIGTGPDAVPELIRLLQTEAKVL